In Hyalangium ruber, a single window of DNA contains:
- a CDS encoding rhomboid family intramembrane serine protease, whose translation MRPMRSFGGRGGGFGFPSIQSMAAKLTLGLVAGSVLFLATKSGGGPLLLLVPDAVQRFFLWQPLTYAFIEADALGIIFGALIIYSIGGFLESTWGAKRLLLIAVGGTALAGVLTVLVDLVTPVAPAFTGGTVMASILWVTYGLVIGRGQANFWGIPLSGNMLALIGAGFVLLRTLQVGWAAQLPDLFGLVIAFGYVRGGSPRRLWLHLQHWRLQRQLRNRSRNLRVVSSNRSDDQYLN comes from the coding sequence ATGCGACCGATGCGGAGTTTCGGCGGCAGGGGCGGCGGCTTTGGCTTCCCCAGCATTCAGTCCATGGCAGCCAAGCTCACGCTCGGGTTGGTGGCGGGTTCGGTCCTGTTCCTGGCGACCAAGAGCGGAGGAGGGCCGCTCCTGCTGCTGGTACCCGATGCCGTGCAGCGCTTCTTCCTCTGGCAGCCGCTGACCTACGCCTTCATCGAGGCGGATGCCCTGGGCATCATCTTCGGCGCGCTCATCATCTATTCCATCGGCGGCTTCCTGGAGAGCACCTGGGGCGCGAAGCGGTTGCTGCTCATCGCGGTGGGCGGCACCGCCCTGGCGGGGGTGCTCACCGTGCTGGTGGACCTCGTCACGCCGGTGGCTCCGGCGTTCACGGGCGGCACCGTGATGGCCTCCATCCTCTGGGTGACCTACGGCCTGGTCATCGGCCGGGGGCAGGCGAACTTCTGGGGCATCCCGCTGTCGGGCAACATGCTGGCCCTCATCGGCGCGGGCTTCGTGCTGCTGCGCACGCTGCAGGTGGGCTGGGCCGCCCAGCTGCCGGACCTGTTCGGCCTGGTCATCGCCTTCGGTTACGTGCGCGGAGGCAGCCCGCGGCGGCTGTGGCTGCACCTGCAGCACTGGCGGCTGCAGCGCCAGCTGCGCAACCGCTCTCGCAACCTGCGCGTCGTCTCGTCGAACCGCTCGGACGACCAGTACCTCAACTGA
- a CDS encoding sigma-54-dependent Fis family transcriptional regulator — MSGRLELDLRELLSFEPGGGLIHFAGQRAMLMDPVALGLLRKELISTLGMTAVRGIFTRLGFAHGWRMAETMKTALPWPDESAWRRAGGRLHTLQGQVLFEPVERRPEDGPAPFAEAYWRDSYEAEQHLLHLGRADQPVCWSLTGFASGYMSYCNGKPIYCLETRCVGQGDAVCQIVGKSAEEWGTECVEALRFYETQCMEGVLGQVTEALKQAEQQLRARRRTLARVVGEAEDASGLVARTEEMKRVLGLGRRAAKVDSTVLITGESGVGKERIARLIHDESGRAHKAFVAVNCAAVTESLLESELFGHAKGAFTGATSDRPGLFEAASGGTLFLDEVGEVPPSMQAKLLRVLQEKEVRRVGENQSRKVDVRVVAATNRHLLEEVNAGRFRQDLYYRLRVIELKIPPLRERREDILPLARLLLSEASERLGRKVSAFSPEAADQLLRYGWPGNVRELSNAIERAVALCEGARVERDDLPEEVREAPPSFLPGATPRTLEDMEREYILAVLARNEGNRSRTAEQLDIGLATLYRKLKQYGQLDAPN, encoded by the coding sequence ATGTCGGGCCGTTTGGAGCTGGATCTTCGGGAGTTGCTGAGCTTCGAGCCAGGAGGAGGGCTCATCCACTTCGCGGGCCAGCGGGCGATGCTGATGGACCCGGTGGCGCTGGGGCTGCTGCGCAAGGAGCTCATCAGCACGCTGGGGATGACGGCGGTGCGAGGCATCTTCACCCGGCTGGGCTTCGCGCACGGCTGGCGGATGGCCGAGACGATGAAGACGGCCCTGCCCTGGCCGGATGAGAGTGCGTGGCGCCGAGCGGGCGGCCGGCTGCATACCTTGCAGGGACAGGTGCTCTTCGAGCCCGTCGAGCGCCGCCCCGAGGATGGGCCCGCGCCATTCGCGGAGGCGTACTGGCGCGACTCCTACGAGGCCGAGCAGCACCTGCTCCACCTGGGGCGGGCGGATCAACCGGTGTGCTGGAGCCTCACGGGCTTCGCCAGCGGGTACATGAGCTACTGCAACGGCAAGCCCATCTACTGCCTGGAGACGCGGTGCGTGGGCCAGGGAGACGCCGTCTGCCAGATCGTCGGCAAGTCCGCCGAGGAGTGGGGCACCGAGTGCGTGGAGGCGCTGCGCTTCTACGAGACGCAGTGCATGGAGGGCGTGCTGGGGCAGGTGACGGAGGCGCTCAAGCAGGCCGAGCAGCAGCTCCGAGCGCGGCGCCGGACGCTGGCGCGGGTGGTGGGAGAGGCGGAGGACGCGTCCGGGCTGGTGGCGCGCACGGAGGAGATGAAGCGGGTGCTGGGACTGGGGCGCCGCGCGGCGAAGGTGGACAGCACCGTGCTGATTACGGGCGAGAGCGGCGTGGGCAAGGAGCGCATCGCCCGGCTGATCCACGACGAGTCGGGCCGGGCGCACAAGGCCTTCGTGGCGGTCAACTGCGCGGCCGTCACCGAGAGCCTGCTGGAGAGCGAGCTGTTCGGCCACGCCAAGGGAGCCTTCACGGGGGCCACGAGTGACCGGCCGGGCCTGTTCGAGGCGGCCAGCGGCGGCACGCTCTTCCTGGACGAGGTGGGCGAGGTGCCGCCGTCGATGCAGGCCAAGCTCCTGCGCGTGCTGCAGGAGAAGGAGGTGCGGCGGGTGGGCGAGAACCAGAGCCGCAAGGTGGACGTGCGCGTGGTGGCGGCCACCAACCGCCACCTGCTGGAGGAGGTGAACGCGGGGCGCTTCCGGCAGGACCTCTACTATCGGCTGCGGGTCATCGAGCTGAAGATTCCGCCCCTGCGCGAGCGGCGCGAGGACATCCTGCCCCTGGCGCGGCTGCTGCTCTCGGAGGCGTCGGAGCGACTGGGGCGCAAGGTGTCCGCCTTCTCACCGGAGGCGGCGGATCAACTCCTGCGCTACGGATGGCCGGGCAACGTGCGCGAGCTGTCCAACGCCATCGAGCGCGCGGTGGCGCTGTGCGAGGGCGCGCGGGTGGAGCGGGACGACCTGCCCGAGGAGGTGCGCGAGGCACCGCCGAGCTTCCTGCCGGGCGCCACGCCGCGGACGCTGGAGGACATGGAGCGCGAGTACATCCTCGCGGTGCTGGCGCGCAACGAGGGCAACCGCTCGCGCACGGCGGAGCAACTGGACATCGGGCTGGCCACGCTCTACCGCAAGCTCAAGCAGTACGGGCAGCTGGACGCGCCGAACTGA
- a CDS encoding acetyl-CoA C-acetyltransferase, translated as MKSVSKSEEIYFLSGKRTPFGTYGGALKDLSATELAVESAKAALAQAKVSPEQIQHVVYGNVVQTSADAIYLPRHVGLRTGVPVPVPALGVNRLCGSGFQAFVTAAEMMLTEQAACVLAGGTESMSQAPHVIRGARWGIPLGKGGMEDMLWSALTDSYTGQAMALTAEQLAVDYQLTQDEVDAYAVLTQKRFAAAQEAGRLQDEISPVTLKGKKGETVFARDEHNRPDTTVEGLKKLPKVFKKDGVVHAGAASGICDGAGSMVMATRSYADKHGLKPLARLINWGISGCDPKVMGIGPAPAIRRLLERAECKLSDVELFEVNEAFAPQYLAVEKELGLPREHTNVNGGAIAVGHPLGASGARITMSLIYELKRRGARYGIGSACIGGGQGIAVLVEAL; from the coding sequence ATGAAGAGCGTATCCAAGAGCGAAGAGATCTATTTCCTGTCCGGCAAGCGCACCCCGTTCGGCACGTATGGCGGCGCCCTGAAGGACCTGAGCGCCACGGAGCTGGCGGTGGAGTCGGCCAAGGCGGCCCTCGCCCAGGCGAAGGTGTCCCCCGAGCAGATCCAGCACGTGGTGTACGGCAACGTGGTGCAGACGAGCGCCGACGCCATCTATCTGCCTCGGCACGTGGGGCTGCGCACGGGCGTACCGGTGCCGGTGCCCGCACTGGGCGTCAACCGGCTGTGCGGCTCGGGCTTCCAGGCCTTCGTTACCGCCGCGGAGATGATGCTCACCGAGCAGGCCGCGTGCGTGCTGGCCGGCGGCACCGAGTCCATGAGCCAGGCGCCCCACGTCATCCGCGGCGCGCGCTGGGGCATCCCCCTGGGCAAGGGCGGCATGGAGGACATGCTGTGGAGCGCGCTGACCGACAGCTACACCGGCCAGGCCATGGCGCTCACGGCCGAGCAGCTCGCGGTCGACTACCAGCTCACGCAGGACGAGGTGGACGCGTACGCCGTGCTCACGCAGAAGCGCTTCGCCGCGGCTCAGGAGGCCGGGCGCCTGCAGGATGAAATCTCTCCCGTCACCCTCAAGGGGAAGAAGGGCGAGACGGTGTTCGCGCGTGACGAGCACAACCGCCCGGACACCACGGTGGAGGGGCTCAAGAAGCTGCCCAAGGTCTTCAAGAAGGACGGCGTGGTCCACGCGGGCGCCGCCAGCGGCATCTGCGATGGCGCCGGCTCCATGGTCATGGCCACGCGCTCCTACGCCGACAAGCACGGGCTCAAGCCGCTGGCCCGGCTCATCAACTGGGGCATCTCCGGGTGTGATCCAAAGGTGATGGGCATCGGCCCGGCGCCCGCCATCCGGCGGCTCCTGGAGCGCGCCGAGTGCAAGCTGAGCGACGTGGAGCTCTTCGAGGTGAACGAGGCCTTCGCCCCGCAGTACCTCGCGGTGGAGAAGGAGCTGGGGCTGCCACGCGAGCACACCAACGTCAACGGCGGGGCCATCGCCGTGGGCCACCCGCTGGGGGCCTCGGGCGCGCGCATCACCATGAGCCTCATTTACGAACTGAAGCGCCGGGGTGCCCGCTATGGTATCGGTTCGGCGTGCATCGGCGGTGGCCAGGGGATCGCGGTCCTGGTCGAGGCGCTCTGA